The genomic stretch TAagcacttatttttatttttggtggttttcagaccgTAGATGTGATGTTATACTCCAAGATGGAGGATGAGCAAGAGAGGAGCATGAGCAACATGGTAATCTCATTGAACCTATCATTTCTGTCAGGTGAGCTGAGAATTTGCCATAGttcaactaaaactaaaatctacATGTCTGTGACAATAGGGTCCCCAGACTGATTTTATGCATAAAGCTTGAAATGGCCCTTGCCCCCCGATGCCAATGCAGTATTGTATCATTAGGCTTATAGACTGAATTATTGTTGTCtgtaaaagtgtgttttattttaccagTGGCATCTTTCagtctctcaaacaggaaactgaGGCCTGGGTTATTCTGTCTTTAAAGGTCTGAAGGAGGAGAACTGAAGAGACACTTGGATGAATGccgaaacgtctttactctaAAAGTTTGTCtaattgacagaattgaattttcttttgccatGTAACCTACTTGGACCACTGAGACTGAGAAGGAGGTCATTTTAGAAGAGCAGAGATGCGCTGTGTGACTGGTCTGATGTAGCCTATAATATAGTCGATATCAATATGGATTTAAAGCCCTTAACTGTGAAATATGTGGGAAGTATAGACAGTACAGTAGTGGGaactgaccccgccccctctgccTACTCTCTGCGGGGCGCGTGCACACCCCTGCTGTGCTGCTGTAGAGGCTCATAGACCCTTAAAGCCCATGGTGCCCCGCGCAGACACCCCTCAGGAAAAACTGAGCAATACTGTCTCTACATTTGATAGATTAAAGCATCCTTTATTTTAGTTAGGTGCGACTTTTTTCAGGCTTAAACATGGCTTTATCCTAATGACTTTACTTCAGCACAGTCCCAACCTGAGCGCGCTGTGGGACCCCAGCGCGCCCAGACACGCCGCGCTCAGCAGGACGGGACACACCGCTGTGGCCGTGGTGCTGGGTTTCATCTTTGTCCTTGGCTTTTTGGGAAACTTCGTGGCTTTGCTGGTTTTCTCACGCTACCCCGTTCTCCGGACCCCCGTTAACCTGCTCCTGATCAACATAAGCGCCAGTGACATGCTCGTGTGCATCTTTGGGACCCCCATGAGCTTCGCCGCCAGTGTGCGCGGCAGGTGGCTCACCGGGAGCTACGGGTGCCGCTGGTACGGCTTCTCCAACGCGCTCTTCGGTAAGGTGTTGTGTAAACTTATTATGTGTTATAACAGTGGCCTGTATCTTATAATAAACAGTGTTTTATAGACGTGGTTCATCTTTTAGACCCCAATTTTACGCGTAACCTGATTCATTCTGCTGTACTGCTCTAAAAATTATAATTCTAATACAGCCTACTCCATAAAAAGTAAAGACAGTCAATGGACGCATCTGAATTTTTACCTAGTTCCAGCCACTAGGGGCCCTGGCCAAAAGACATTTAGTCTGAGGGCATCTACACACTATTAAACTCTTTATCTCTCACTATGCACTGGTATTTACATGGACAAAATGAACACTTTCTTGCAGCTCAGTGATACCAATTGTATAGTTTCATATTTCGTCCACAGACAGACCCTCTTATGCTCTTATGTTTCAGGTATTGTGTCTCTGATCTCGCTGTCCCTGCTCTCCTTTGAACGCTACtctgcagtggtccacagtGTTCCATCAGATTCCTCTCAGTTTGGACGCGCTCGCTTTGCTGTGTCTGCCTCTTGGCTTTACTCTCTGGCCTGGACCTTGCCTCCTTTGCTGGGCTGGAGCAGGTCAGTATTAACTCCTCACATACAGTATGGCTATACAAGTGTGATATTTTGGACTTTGTGTCTTTGGGATTAGTTACGGTCCAGAGGGTCCTGGGACGACCTGCTCGGTTCAATGGGACAGGCAGTCGCCCACAGCTCGCTCTTATGTGAGCTGTCTGTTCACCTTCTGTttgctgctgcctctgctgctCATGCTCTTCTGCTACGGGAGGATCATTATGGCCGTGCGCACCGTCACAAAACAGGTACTTTGTAGCCTCCTTGTACCCACCCTGCACCCACCCTGCACCCACCCTGCACCCATCCTGCACCCACCCTCCGTCCACCCTGCACCCACCCTCCGTCCACCCTCCGTCCACCCTGCACCCACCCTGCACCCATCCTGCACCCAAACTGCACAAGGAGACACATCTCAACCTATTTCCAAAAATAATCTACATCATCTGTAGCTCAATATgagtaaaaacacataaaaaaaacagtgataCGTGGCAAGCCTGTTTAAACAGGACTTCCATGCTCGGTGTCCATACTGGATGCAACCTTTATTTGGAGTTTGCCTGTTGTTCTTCTCAAGTCTAGATGGTTTGCTTATGCTGGTAGTTCCCAAATAAACATAGATCAAGATCTtgagagagcagagcaggtgCTCACTGCAGTCGCCCACTTCAGGCAGTCGGCTCGTCCTGGGCCCTTCAGGGAC from Periophthalmus magnuspinnatus isolate fPerMag1 chromosome 14, fPerMag1.2.pri, whole genome shotgun sequence encodes the following:
- the LOC117381622 gene encoding pinopsin-like translates to MTLLQHSPNLSALWDPSAPRHAALSRTGHTAVAVVLGFIFVLGFLGNFVALLVFSRYPVLRTPVNLLLINISASDMLVCIFGTPMSFAASVRGRWLTGSYGCRWYGFSNALFGIVSLISLSLLSFERYSAVVHSVPSDSSQFGRARFAVSASWLYSLAWTLPPLLGWSSYGPEGPGTTCSVQWDRQSPTARSYVSCLFTFCLLLPLLLMLFCYGRIIMAVRTVTKQVPRLSQSAAERREGRVLLMVVSMVTSYLVCWLPYGVVAMLFSFGRPGAVPPVASLVPSLLAKTSTVLNPVIYVLLNKQFSRCFRHMFSWTSEAVPTPVHQSFPSSRGAWIYPPEMPSVDQDSSPDTFFPQPQKQGPQHTQTLVAYYNGET